One stretch of Cherax quadricarinatus isolate ZL_2023a unplaced genomic scaffold, ASM3850222v1 Contig2364, whole genome shotgun sequence DNA includes these proteins:
- the LOC128704793 gene encoding uncharacterized protein isoform X1, with amino-acid sequence MLHSVALSMVGRRSAGHGPLVSKHCGPVEPLVRTCGTLVNRCGVAGIPEGRVSGHCGPLNSHCGPAGPLNSRCGPVGPLVDMVCIPGPVHRTSCTRCCHLRRKQRILAVLSASTGLSLLLLVLHSSSTSYALQRVTPLENSKDLPEKSQYFLREVIETPKIPRNPTKQPNLKPSTSLSDTKSHKNSDFNSDYYVNVNRGYRNGFNGTHAVKQKGFSLKRVNGRYRIEEYKRKGRWEERQFSLLSTGRRIDHSTRINAGWSLGETYLGINPARSLGGAYLPPGEHEGHLEAPEGPLPSPRGHQPLLLLYDYSRPSYYPWRTTRDECSNYATRFLVGGGCPLIPLVSFPGSGNTWLRYLVQTLTGVFTGSVYHDEVLALSGFLGERDGYRQGTTLLQKTHSYPLLPEVLQDGIYKGEEFRFLLPKAPRKVVILVRSPWESLLALRHYHAAGHTGFASSSYFRGTNWRNFTVERAEMWVSLNTAWLSVPNTDVHVLHYEHLQHGLEQEAVRLMEFLGLPLDYGRIDCLVRYPEGRFRRPKYPKHLQGYRFPARAIQILQDGMDSINTILGRGGHPVLPVQLYGFTPLPLTSGDMPVSRGG; translated from the exons ATGTTGCACAGTGTGGCCCTGAGTATGGTGGGCAGACGGTCTGCTGGTCATGGACCACTTGTGAGTAAGCACTGTGGACCAGTTGAACCACTGGTACGTACCTGTGGGACACTAGTGAACcgttgtggtgttgctgggatCCCAGAGGGCCGAGTTTCAGGCCATTGTGGGCCACTAAACAGCCACTGTGGCCCAGCTGGGCCACTAAACAGCCGTTGTGGCCCTGTTGGACCACTAGTTGATATGGTGTGCATCCCTGGACCGGTCCACCGCACATCCTGTACCCGCTGTTGCCATCTCAGACGCAAACAAAgaattcttgctgtcttaagtgcCTCCACTGGACTGTCCCTTCTTCTGCTagtcctccactcttcctccactTCGTACGCCCTCCAGAGAGTCACTCCACTCGAAAACTCCAAGGACCTCCCAGAGAAGTCCCAATACTTCCTTCGTGAGGTCATAGAAACTCCAAAAATCCCTAGAAACCCCACCAAACAGCCAAATTTGAAACCCAGCACCTCTCTCAGTGACACAAAATCTCATAAAAACAGTGACTTTAACAGTGATTATTATGTTAACGTCAACAGGGGTTACCGAAACGGGTTTAACGGGACACACGCCGTTAAACAGAAGGGGTTTTCGTTGAAAAGGGTGAATGGGAGGTACAGGATAGAGGAATATAAGAGAAAAGGGCGTTGGGAAGAGCGTCAATTCTCTTTGCTCTCTACTGGCCGACGTATTGATCACTCTACAAGAATTAACGCTGGTTGGAGCCTAGGTGAAACCTACCTAGGAATTAACCCTGCTAGGAGCCTAGGAGGAGCCTATCTACCTCCAGGAGAACACGAGGGCCATTTAGAGGCCCCAGAAGGGCCACTACCTAGTCCAAGGGGTCACCAACCTCTCCTATTACTGTACGACTATTCACGACCATCCTACTATCCCTGGCGAACTACCAGAGACGAGTGTTCTAACTACGCCACCAG gttcctggtaggtggtggttgccCACTGATACCACTGGTATCCTTCCCTGGTTCAGGTAATACCTGGCTCAGGTATCTGGTTCAAACACTTACTGGTGTCTTTACTGGTTCAGTTTACCATGATGAAGTGTTGGCACTTAGTG GGTTCCTGGGAGAGAGGGACGGCTACAGACAGGGGACTACACTGCTACAGAAAACTCACAGCTACCCATTGCTACCAGAAG TTCTACAAGATGGAATCTACAAGGGAGAGGAGTTCCGGTTCCTTCTACCTAAGGCGCCAAGGAAGGTGGTGATCCTTGTGAGAAGTCCCTGGGAGTCCCTACTAGCCCTGAGACACTACCACgctgctggtcacactggctttgCTAGTTCTAGCTACTTCAGGGGTACTA ACTGGAGGAACTTCACAGTAGAGAGAGCAGAGATGTGGGTCAGCCTGAACACTGCTTGGTTAAGTGTACCCAACACTGATGTACATGTTCTACATTATGAGCATctccag CACGGGTTGGAACAAGAAGCGGTCCGGTTAATGGAGTTTCTGGGTCTCCCACTTGATTATGGCAGGATAGACTGTCTGGTCAG GTACCCTGAAGGGAGGTTCCGGCGCCCTAAATACCCTAAGCACCTCCAGGGGTATCGCTTTCCTGCCCGGGCCATCCAAATCCTGCAGGATGGTATGGATAGTATTAACACTATCCTGGGTCGTGGAGGCCATCCTGTCCTGCCAGTCCAGCTGTACGGCTTCACACCTCTACCTCTGACCTCTGGGGACATGCCCGTGTCTCGTGGTGGTTAA
- the LOC128704793 gene encoding uncharacterized protein isoform X2: protein MLHSVALSMVGRRSAGHGPLVSKHCGPVEPLVRTCGTLVNRCGVAGIPEGRVSGHCGPLNSHCGPAGPLNSRCGPVGPLVDMVCIPGPVHRTSCTRCCHLRRKQRILAVLSASTGLSLLLLVLHSSSTSYALQRVTPLENSKDLPEKSQYFLREVIETPKIPRNPTKQPNLKPSTSLSDTKSHKNSDFNSDYYVNVNRGYRNGFNGTHAVKQKGFSLKRVNGRYRIEEYKRKGRWEERQFSLLSTGRRIDHSTRINAGWSLGETYLGINPARSLGGAYLPPGEHEGHLEAPEGPLPSPRGHQPLLLLYDYSRPSYYPWRTTRDECSNYATRFLVGGGCPLIPLVSFPGSGNTWLRYLVQTLTGVFTGSVYHDEVLALSGFLGERDGYRQGTTLLQKTHSYPLLPEVLQDGIYKGEEFRFLLPKAPRKVVILVRSPWESLLALRHYHAAGHTGFASSSYFRGTNWRNFTVERAEMWVSLNTAWLSVPNTDVHVLHYEHLQVP, encoded by the exons ATGTTGCACAGTGTGGCCCTGAGTATGGTGGGCAGACGGTCTGCTGGTCATGGACCACTTGTGAGTAAGCACTGTGGACCAGTTGAACCACTGGTACGTACCTGTGGGACACTAGTGAACcgttgtggtgttgctgggatCCCAGAGGGCCGAGTTTCAGGCCATTGTGGGCCACTAAACAGCCACTGTGGCCCAGCTGGGCCACTAAACAGCCGTTGTGGCCCTGTTGGACCACTAGTTGATATGGTGTGCATCCCTGGACCGGTCCACCGCACATCCTGTACCCGCTGTTGCCATCTCAGACGCAAACAAAgaattcttgctgtcttaagtgcCTCCACTGGACTGTCCCTTCTTCTGCTagtcctccactcttcctccactTCGTACGCCCTCCAGAGAGTCACTCCACTCGAAAACTCCAAGGACCTCCCAGAGAAGTCCCAATACTTCCTTCGTGAGGTCATAGAAACTCCAAAAATCCCTAGAAACCCCACCAAACAGCCAAATTTGAAACCCAGCACCTCTCTCAGTGACACAAAATCTCATAAAAACAGTGACTTTAACAGTGATTATTATGTTAACGTCAACAGGGGTTACCGAAACGGGTTTAACGGGACACACGCCGTTAAACAGAAGGGGTTTTCGTTGAAAAGGGTGAATGGGAGGTACAGGATAGAGGAATATAAGAGAAAAGGGCGTTGGGAAGAGCGTCAATTCTCTTTGCTCTCTACTGGCCGACGTATTGATCACTCTACAAGAATTAACGCTGGTTGGAGCCTAGGTGAAACCTACCTAGGAATTAACCCTGCTAGGAGCCTAGGAGGAGCCTATCTACCTCCAGGAGAACACGAGGGCCATTTAGAGGCCCCAGAAGGGCCACTACCTAGTCCAAGGGGTCACCAACCTCTCCTATTACTGTACGACTATTCACGACCATCCTACTATCCCTGGCGAACTACCAGAGACGAGTGTTCTAACTACGCCACCAG gttcctggtaggtggtggttgccCACTGATACCACTGGTATCCTTCCCTGGTTCAGGTAATACCTGGCTCAGGTATCTGGTTCAAACACTTACTGGTGTCTTTACTGGTTCAGTTTACCATGATGAAGTGTTGGCACTTAGTG GGTTCCTGGGAGAGAGGGACGGCTACAGACAGGGGACTACACTGCTACAGAAAACTCACAGCTACCCATTGCTACCAGAAG TTCTACAAGATGGAATCTACAAGGGAGAGGAGTTCCGGTTCCTTCTACCTAAGGCGCCAAGGAAGGTGGTGATCCTTGTGAGAAGTCCCTGGGAGTCCCTACTAGCCCTGAGACACTACCACgctgctggtcacactggctttgCTAGTTCTAGCTACTTCAGGGGTACTA ACTGGAGGAACTTCACAGTAGAGAGAGCAGAGATGTGGGTCAGCCTGAACACTGCTTGGTTAAGTGTACCCAACACTGATGTACATGTTCTACATTATGAGCATctccag GTACCCTGA
- the LOC138851835 gene encoding exonuclease GOR-like translates to MAALASKDLCTNLQDIKLSEADLQQFCCPRAHWQPGHVLLYNIDQSCNRFTCRSGQRICVRCGANYLVDSEGYVCCGGADNTEVICNHHCCKSSSCMGDSSCHVCNRPLDMTKYPHCSTHLYHVSDEIETDTLTGFINTNLKESISEKSIYALSCDMVYTTTGLEVAAISMVNSDCQVVYETKVKPKSTIIDYNTEHSEIIMEEYLGLQKKLSRRAPSILKEIKRRLSVGKASLLRRFGYDGRSSLKKVHKKLLKLIGSDTILIGHDLGFHLLRLRVIHDNIVDTIALYPHENGFPNRISLASLKSKYLKCTTTTVLGFKCRGDAQTAMQLVKLKC, encoded by the coding sequence ATGGCAGCGCTGGCCTCTAAGGACTTGTGTACAAATTTGCAAGATATTAAATTATCGGAGGCCGACTTGCAGCAGTTCTGTTGTCCTCGTGCACACTGGCAGCCAGGACATGTTCTTCTCTATAACATCGACCAGAGTTGCAATCGTTTCACCTGCAGGTCAGGTCAACGCATCTGTGTGCGGTGCGGTGCTAATTACCTGGTGGATAGTGAGGGTTATGTGTGCTGTGGGGGTGCGGATAACACTGAAGTGATCTGCAACCATCACTGTTGCAAAAGCTCATCTTGCATGGGTGACTCTTCATGTCATGTCTGCAACAGACCACTAGACATGACAAAATACCCTCACTGTTCTACTCACTTGTATCACGTCTCCGATGAAATTGAAACTGATACTCTTACTGGATTTATCAACACAAATCTTAAGGAAAGCATCAGTGAAAAATCCATATATGCTCTGAGCTGTGATATGGTTTATACCACAACTGGATTGGAAGTTGCAGCCATATCTATGGTTAACTCTGACTGTCAGGTGGTGTATGAGACTAAAGTCAAGCCTAAATCCACAATCATTGACTACAATACGGAGCATTCGGAAATCATAATGGAGGAATACTTAGGTCTGCAGAAGAAATTATCTCGGAGAGCTCCATCGATACTAAAAGAAATTAAGAGAAGACTAAGCGTTGGAAAGGCCTCCTTGTTGCGACGTTTTGGATACGATGGAAGGTCATCTCTCAAAAAAGTCCACAAAAAATTGCTCAAACTGATTGGGAGTGACACGATTCTAATTGGTCATGACCTGGGCTTCCACTTACTCAGGTTGAGAGTGATACATGACAACATTGTGGACACGATTGCCCTGTACCCACATGAGAATGGCTTCCCTAATCGTATCTCGCTGGCAAGTTTAAAAAGCAAGTACCTGAAATGCACCACAACTACCGTCTTGGGTTTTAAGTGTCGTGGCGACGCCCAGACAGCCATGCAACTTGTCAAACTTAAGTGCTAG